The following are encoded in a window of Chloroflexota bacterium genomic DNA:
- a CDS encoding DUF4395 family protein, which yields MNPEGRPPEAPGNVSTGDRAERRFHQGVLATWYALGIFVASTAVAPWIIIIGVLVQLAGSVNCCLSLPRALHRWLIAPARRQRAPEPRAAFDRADAMTGTVALAGVMFVVAGMHPLGWALVGVAIISLALDAALDRGPLRSLADLLARLAGPAQP from the coding sequence TTGAATCCCGAAGGACGGCCGCCCGAGGCGCCCGGCAACGTCTCGACCGGCGACCGGGCCGAGCGCCGCTTTCACCAGGGCGTGCTGGCGACCTGGTATGCGCTGGGCATATTCGTGGCGAGCACCGCGGTCGCGCCGTGGATCATCATCATCGGCGTGCTCGTGCAGCTCGCCGGATCGGTGAATTGCTGCCTCAGCCTGCCGCGCGCCCTGCACCGATGGCTCATCGCGCCCGCGCGGCGCCAACGCGCGCCCGAGCCTCGAGCGGCGTTCGATCGCGCCGACGCCATGACCGGCACCGTGGCCCTCGCTGGCGTGATGTTCGTGGTTGCGGGCATGCATCCGCTCGGCTGGGCGCTCGTCGGTGTGGCCATCATCTCGCTGGCGCTCGACGCGGCGCTCGATCGTGGCCCGCTGCGCAGCCTCGCCGATTTGCTGGCGCGACTGGCCGGACCGGCGCAGCCCTAG